The following are from one region of the Elgaria multicarinata webbii isolate HBS135686 ecotype San Diego chromosome 13, rElgMul1.1.pri, whole genome shotgun sequence genome:
- the AIRIM gene encoding AFG2-interacting ribosome maturation factor isoform X2, translating into MASEGSAVWHTIHCLLKKCFCVLQEQHEVWKKTLVGCTPLLDSLTNLAEQMQASQKVAFASTPLGDFPCLPERLWHKQRCAVEALLKELQQDKLLELQKVRDAVGAGVARIFLLCELQGSSLCLESSCQRSALCPSLADMLEGLLDVEGFYHHIYLEMKLFLLQVSYENLTEMEVLPKALKKVLHHGLQNVVEDVLLKVSFFREAV; encoded by the exons ATGGCTTCTGAAGGCTCAGCTGTCTGGCACACCATCCACTGCTTGCTGAAAAAGTGTTTTTGTGTCCTCCAAGAGCAGCATGAAGTCTGGAAGAAGACACTGGTTGGCTGCACACCTCTCCTTGATTCCCTGACCAACCTGGCAGAGCAGATGCAAGCCTCACAAAAGGTCGCCTTTGCAAGTACCCCACTGGGAGACTTCCCCTGCCTGCCAGAGAGGCTCTGGCACAAGCAGCGATGTGCCGTTGAGGCTTTGCTGAAGGAGCTACAGCAGGACAAGCT ACTGGAACTGCAGAAGGTGCGGGATGCTGTTGGTGCTGGCGTGGCAAGGATTTTCCTGCTTTGTGAGCTGCAAGGTAGCAGTCTGTGcctggagagctcctgccagCGTTCTGCCCTCTGTCCCTCATTGGCAGACATGTTGGAAGGGCTGCTGGATGTTGAGGGTTTTTATCACCACAT ATATCTGGAGATGAAGTTATTCCTTCTTCAGGTCAGCTATGAGAACCTTACGGAGATGGAAGTTCTGCCCAAGGCCTTGAAGAAGGTGCTGCATCATGGCCTCCAAAATGTAGTAGAAG ATGTGTTGCTGAAGGTCTCTTTCTTCCGGGAAGCTGTGTGA
- the AIRIM gene encoding AFG2-interacting ribosome maturation factor isoform X1, which translates to MSLTLYKQTFKTSLCSRTVQPSGMMMASEGSAVWHTIHCLLKKCFCVLQEQHEVWKKTLVGCTPLLDSLTNLAEQMQASQKVAFASTPLGDFPCLPERLWHKQRCAVEALLKELQQDKLLELQKVRDAVGAGVARIFLLCELQGSSLCLESSCQRSALCPSLADMLEGLLDVEGFYHHIYLEMKLFLLQVSYENLTEMEVLPKALKKVLHHGLQNVVEDVLLKVSFFREAV; encoded by the exons ATGTCTCTGACACTCTACaagcaaacatttaaaacaagtcTCTGCTCAAGAACAGTTCAACCCTCTGGAATGAT GATGGCTTCTGAAGGCTCAGCTGTCTGGCACACCATCCACTGCTTGCTGAAAAAGTGTTTTTGTGTCCTCCAAGAGCAGCATGAAGTCTGGAAGAAGACACTGGTTGGCTGCACACCTCTCCTTGATTCCCTGACCAACCTGGCAGAGCAGATGCAAGCCTCACAAAAGGTCGCCTTTGCAAGTACCCCACTGGGAGACTTCCCCTGCCTGCCAGAGAGGCTCTGGCACAAGCAGCGATGTGCCGTTGAGGCTTTGCTGAAGGAGCTACAGCAGGACAAGCT ACTGGAACTGCAGAAGGTGCGGGATGCTGTTGGTGCTGGCGTGGCAAGGATTTTCCTGCTTTGTGAGCTGCAAGGTAGCAGTCTGTGcctggagagctcctgccagCGTTCTGCCCTCTGTCCCTCATTGGCAGACATGTTGGAAGGGCTGCTGGATGTTGAGGGTTTTTATCACCACAT ATATCTGGAGATGAAGTTATTCCTTCTTCAGGTCAGCTATGAGAACCTTACGGAGATGGAAGTTCTGCCCAAGGCCTTGAAGAAGGTGCTGCATCATGGCCTCCAAAATGTAGTAGAAG ATGTGTTGCTGAAGGTCTCTTTCTTCCGGGAAGCTGTGTGA